Proteins from one Malaya genurostris strain Urasoe2022 chromosome 2, Malgen_1.1, whole genome shotgun sequence genomic window:
- the LOC131428544 gene encoding arrestin domain-containing protein 3-like isoform X2, protein MRVVETPLRKLVETRIALIGRRRYQNSSRRWIVMFFDKVKDDQLYIDERAVIWGERPNEGLDVTVPVLIRGQHQFPFRFNIPETNLPCSFESRACYIRYFVKVTIDIPYASPPQGIKYFTIVGPHIDCMDEQYLKPISAQDKKVRCCFCCAKGPVTLSCCLDRTAFCCGETLKLKTIIDNQGEESVKLKARLIQFCEFFIERGVLGVTKEVQHLVLEYKGEPVIPKDHQDTCASLRIPTVPTTLMGVSRLVQIYYTLTICLEFEHSGEDLHINFPITIGTVPFRIPNSNLQPHIGYEVAIDHVEGGIYIGPEFLLGEVYDGCNVSDNEHRDLAPLYRPVYLTVIRSSQQISARAVGRANRKKSSCDIEIAEIHQKSTSSHG, encoded by the exons ATGCGAGTAGTCGAGACACCTCTGAGGAAGTTAGTCGAGACACGGATAGCGCTCATCGGCCGCCGCCGCTACCAGAATTCCAGCCGCCGTTGGATCGTTATGTTTTTCGACAAG GTGAAGGACGACCAACTGTACATCGACGAGAGGGCGGTAATTTGGGGTGAACGGCCCAATGAAGGACTAGATGTCACTGTACCGGTACTCATACGCGGTCAACATCAGTTTCCGTTTCGTTTCAACATCCCGGAAACGAACCTACCCTGCAGCTTTGAATCACGTGCCTGCTATATACGGTATTTTGTTAAG GTTACCATTGACATCCCGTACGCTTCACCACCACAAGGAATAAAGTATTTCACAATTGTGGGACCACATATCGACTGTATGGACGAGCAATATTTG AAGCCAATATCCGCTCAAGATAAGAAAGTAAGATGCTGTTTCTGTTGTGCCAAAGGACCCGTAACACTGAG CTGCTGCCTGGATCGCACGGCATTTTGCTGTGGCGAGACACTAAAACTCAAAACCATCATCGACAACCAGGGCGAGGAAAGCGTGAAGCTGAAAGCACGGTTGATACAGTTTTGTGAGTTTTTCATAGAAAGAGGAGTGCTTGGGGTGACGAAAGAGGTACAACATTTAGTTCTCGAGTACAAGGGCGAGCCGGTTATACCCAAAGACCACCAGGACACTTGTGCCAGCTTGCGGATACCAACGGTGCCTACGACCCTGATGGGTGTTAGTCGACTTGTGCAGATTTACTATACTCTTACG ATATGCTTGGAATTTGAACATTCAGGAGAGGACCTACACATCAATTTCCCCATAACAATTGGCACGGTACCGTTCCGAATACCGAACAGTAATCTACAGCCCCATATCGGATATG AAGTTGCCATCGATCACGTGGAAGGTGGTATCTATATCGGACCGGAGTTTCTCTTAGGTGAGGTGTACGATGGTTGCAATGTTAGTGACAACGAGCATCGTGACCTTGCACCACTATACCGTCCGGTGTATTTGACAGTAATTCGGAGCTCCCAACAGATATCAGCTCGAGCAGTCGGCCGTGCGAACCGCAAAAAATCATCCTGTGATATCGAAATCGCTGAAATACACCAAAAATCAACAAGCTCACATGGTTAA
- the LOC131428545 gene encoding RING finger and CHY zinc finger domain-containing protein 1, producing the protein MADKEEKRVGCAHYKRRAKFVTPCCNKFYMCRYCHDENENHFFNRKTVTELICTECNTRQRVQAECEQCGVRFGRYTCLVCNLFDDEDRNQYHCDGCGICRVGGRGRFFHCEVCNMCLPVQLKVEGHRCVENVSRSNCPVCLDDIHTSRIPCHIPDCGHLLHRTCFEELLSSGHYACPTCQTSMMDMNQLWEYLDSEVAATPMPKEYENYFVDILCKDCHQESTVKFHVVGLKCTKCGAYNTCRTKTKTIESPTKCTNSNKDASRSINGESSSSSATSSSSSTTATTNLTVTDVATNSNSTDTPVASTSTALGTTPSATVSSIAATTPENSSATAGNCTEHSSYSSTSNSNHEA; encoded by the exons ATGGCGGATAAGGAGGAAAAACGTGTAGGCTGTGCACACTACAAGCGCCGAGCTAAATTCGTG ACGCCTTGCTGCAATAAATTTTACATGTGCCGGTACTGTCACGACgagaatgaaaatcatttcttcaACCGTAAGACGGTGACGGAGCTTATTTGCACAGAATGCAATACGCGACAGCGGGTCCAGGCGGAGTGTGAGCAGTGCGGCGTCAGATTTGGACGT TACACCTGTCTGGTGTGCAATCTATTCGACGATGAAGATCGTAACCAGTATCACTGTGATGGCTGCGGAATCTGTCGAGTTGGTGGACGAGGGCGTTTCTTCCACTGCGAAGTATGCAACATGTGTCTACCGGTGCAATTGAAGGTAGAAGGCCACAGA TGTGTAGAGAATGTTTCGCGATCCAACTGCCCCGTTTGCCTGGATGATATTCACACTTCGCGTATTCCCTGCCATATTCCTGACTGTGGTCATCTGTTACATCGAACGTGTTTTGAAGAATTG CTTTCATCGGGTCATTATGCTTGCCCAACATGCCAGACTTCCATGATGGACATGAATCAGTTATGGGAGTATCTTGATTCGGAAGTAGCCGCAACACCGATGCCAAAGGAATATGAGAACTATTTCGTGGATATTCTTTGCAAAGATTGTCATCAG GAATCAACCGTAAAATTCCATGTTGTTGGACTGAAATGCACCAAATGTGGTGCTTACAATACTTGCCGAACCAAGACTAAAACCATCGAATCACCTACCAAATGCACAAACAGTAATAAAG ATGCATCGCGGTCAATTAACGGAGAAAGCAGTAGCAGTTCTGCGACAAGTTCATCTTCCTCTACTACTGCCACGACAAATTTAACAGTGACAGATGTGGCAACAAATTCGAACAGTACCGATACACCGGTTGCTTCCACTTCCACCGCACTGGGAACGACACCCAGTGCGACCGTTTCCAGTATAGCAGCGACGACACCGGAAAATTCCAGCGCAACCGCAGGCAACTGCACGGAGCATTCCTCGTACAGTAGCACTAGCAATAGCAATCACGAAGCCTAG
- the LOC131432818 gene encoding uncharacterized protein LOC131432818: protein MDKPLNLSEYSNWLQMICVENVSVDRYALKLTERVEKIVSVRETLSHRVNEKQQKVKRLDEEIAQLSRDTQSVQDCLKDAESKYVKLLEENQSLKKELITQETNLLQFSKKFPDLDEKRKLLESERSNIAKIKGSVAESLDRNNVWDVLPILLADHDNLCKLTSTKWDQLMQN, encoded by the exons ATGGATAAACCACTCAACCTTTCTGAGTACAGTAACTGGCTTCAGATGATCTGTGTGGAAAATGTCTCCGTCGATCGTTATGCACTGAAACTTACCGAGAGGGTGGAAAAAATCGTTTCCGTTAGAG AAACTCTATCACATCGAGTGAacgaaaaacaacaaaaagtaAAACGATTAGACGAAGAAATAGCCCAGTTATCACGAGACACTCAGTCTGTGCAGGATTGCTTGAAAGATGCGGAAAGCAAATATGTCAAACTTTTAGAAGAGAATCAATCTCTTAAAAAAGAACTGATCACGCAGGAGACTAATTTGCTTCAGTTTTCCAAGAAATTTCCTGACCTAGACGAAAAACGCAAGCTGTTGGAGTCCGAAAG ATCGAACATTGCCAAGATCAAAGGTTCCGTAGCTGAATCTTTGGATCGCAATAACGTGTGGGATGTTCTACCGATTCTACTGGCTGATCATGACAACCTATGTAAGCTGACGAGTACTAAATGGGATCAACTAATGCAAAACTGA